The genomic window tttgtacctccaggacgcactgtaaacgcggcattttacaaagaagtgctccttcggctgaaaaaccccgtcgcccgggttcggcccgacttcgtcaacaattggaccctttatcacgacaatgcgcccgCGCACACCGctttcctctgcacctctgtattggccaagatgggggttccggtgcttccccaccctccctacagcccagatctgtcccctccggacttcttcttgttcccgcgcctgaaaagaaagctgaaggggaggcgtttcgactccatcgaggcgatccaaaaaactgtgttagccgaattgaacgcgattccggcggatgagtttaaaaaatgtatcctgcagtggaaggaccactaccagcggtgtattgacgctcaagggtcctattttaaagaatattagttgtattagccaaaaggtttaataaaactacttaaaaaaaataaggctcattacttttcaatcaaaccctgtatcctTTGAGTTTTCGAATGTTTTCAGATAATTTATCAATTATTACGCATTTGCGGCATCAAGCACCGTAGATGATGGACCTATTCGCTTTATAAACTTCACGGGGCATGGATACACTCTGATTTGAAAACATCAAGTCAAAAAAGGACCTGTTCCTAATTAGTTACTCCCTTAAATTATTTATGCATAGACTGCCGTGGGAACGGAGCCATATCAATCGATTCCACTGTAGCATTCAAAAGTATAGGAAATCTCTCATCCATTTTGAATTCTTGCCAGATCCAATCAACTCAAGAAGTGAAGCCATTTATCATTTGAGGAGCAGTTTTCTTCCTTTTGGCCTctgtataagattttttttcatttaccttTATTGTTTTCAAACTTTGCTTCTAATGAAGAATCTAATATCTAAAAACTATAGTCAAACTACATACGAGGAAAGTAAGACCACTTTACAACTATTTTCACAATCTACTCTTtgatagaaaaaaacattattttcgtTCATTGTTTTCCCTTCGAAAACTCCAATTCGTTCAATGGAAACTTTGACCATCCACAACATTTGCTGTTGCGACAGTCGATTGCCCAAGAGTTGTACTTCCGTTAATCGACCATTCGCTACTCGCACCGTTCACAtatgatttttttgctttgctttatttttgtttttgtgcttttgcTGCACTTTTCATTGCAACTATGAGCTGTGAGTCGAAAGCAAAATGCATTGACGCATTTCCAGTCTGTTTCCATTCTGTTTTGTTTTCGATGAATTAAAAGCGTAAACCCCGCCACACCACCGCGGTCAACAAGCGCACCACCAGTGTACGACACGTCAAGCAGTAGTACGCTCTGACAAGGGTGCTAGGCAGCAAGTGATAAAAGGCTTGCGAGCGCCTGCGCCAAGAGAGcgtaaaagcagaaaaaaatagcGGGAGAGCACAAGCGAATTCTAACGCGCGCCGAAGGTCCTTTACGTAGTTTACGTTACGCTTTTACTATGTAGGCGTACAAACGATGGCGGCGGCGGCCATGAGCGTGATTGCCTTGCCTGCTGCGTGCACAGGTGCAGGTGAAGGTGTGCTAGCGAGGGTGTCAGTCGGGGagcgggtgtgtgtgtgtgcgtgcgcgcGCGCCTATAAATCGGCAACGTTTTTCCACATATTTTGTAGTAGAGATGCTCGAATGCAACGAGAGCAGCGCCGCATAGTTTTAGTTTGAGAAAGGAGCTTGCCGGCGACAGGCGTAAAGGCAAAGGCGTGCGTGcgtgtttgttgttttgtttttttggtactGGATAACTATTTATAAGCAAGCAAGCGCTAacattgcatacatacacagagACGGggatacaaaattcaaaaaacaagacaccaaaaaaaaaatattaaattgaaagtACATTCATGCAATCATGTAGAGACATTGCGGTACGCTTCGAACAATGCAGTAACGCGTCAATTGCTATTTGTGCGCACAAGTGAAAAGGACTACTCCAAATAAGTTTGGAATTAGTGAAAACTGCAAAATGTTTTACAAGTGAATAATTGTGGGCACTTCAGTGCATCGgcgatattgaaaattgcagtgatttatttatttagtggcTTCCGTGTTGTGAAAAAGCGCAGCACTTGAGAAATGCGTTTGGCAGGATTCGTTGGTCGTCTGCCGTTGTCGTTGTCGTTGCCGTCGTAGAAATAAAATCGATATTTCCGTGCTGTATCTTACGGCGAAAGGTGCTCAGTAGCAGCGCCGTTGCGGCAGCAGCAGTGACGTAGCCGGAAGCGGCAGCTGCGACGTCAGCAGCGTGCGCTAAgtgacagcaacagcagcagctgaaataacaataaaaataaaaacagcaaatcGCATAACGGTAAAACAGTTTGGAATACGATAACTACAATTACAACTACGACTAGGcgaacaacaaaaaccacaacgACCAGGAAGACAAGGAAGACGACAACAGCAGCGACCGCGCTAGTGCTGGCGCTGGTAGTGTTGatgttgctgatgatgatgatgatgaggacTTCTGCGTCTACGATTATAACTACGACTACGTCTATGATTACCACGAAGGCTTTGGCGATGACGATGACGAAGACGACGTCGTTTAAAGCTGCGTTTTCGTTGGCGTATCCGTGTCTCGTTAACTTGTGCCGTTCGGCTATAACCACTACCACTACCAAtaccactactactactatGCAACATACACGCTTTTCGTTGTCATCGGCTATATTGTacgtgttggtgttgttgttcttgttgctaCCGTCTGCAGTCATACCATATGCCGTAAAAAATCTAAACGTGACTCCTCGTGTGGCGTTGGTGGTGGCAGCAGCGGCGGTGCTTTAAAGGAAGCTATAAAGCCAGTTAGCATTTAGCCAACGCGAGCCAACAGCCAGCCAGTCAGGTAGCCAGTCTACCAAGCAGCTCTCAACTCAAGTATCAAGCGGCTAACGCGCTAGACAGCTAGCCGACCAGGCCGACCAACAACAGCCCCAAAGTGTCAATTGCGTCCTAAAAGCCGCGTCAGCTACTTGATCGTGTTTTTATGGAGCTCGTCATAGTTCAGTAGTTATTTTTGTAGTCACTCAGAAGCTGAGTCTGAGTTGtgctaaaaataataatgataaagtTTGTTAGGCAAAAGAGTCGCGAGCATTCAGTTAAAgcatcaaaaagtttttttaagaaaaaggtGAGCAGCCGCCGCCGTTGTGCTACATAGTTGCAGAACCTctgacacacacacacgtacgcaAATTCACGCGCCGCGCGCACATGCACACACCTAAGCAGGCACAGAAGTGCATAGACGTCGTCGCCGTGGTTGTGGTCGGCGTTTCCGTCGCCGTTTTCAGTGTctacttatttactttttcgACCTTTTTCAACTTTTCGTCGCTATAGTTTTTGCTTGCTTTCAAGCTGAGAatcatttcatattttgttttagttttttttttctcttttttttgcttcttgttccgtaaataaaattgtttagcGAACGCGTCCGTGTCGCGTAAGTCCGGAAATTCCGTCGCGCACCAATACAATGATATTTGTTGCTTAAAcaattgtatgtgtgtatatttgaatcgcatgtgtgtgtgcgttttcAATTTGTGTATACTACATCAtttacgtatatgtatgtgtgtctatatgtgtttgtgtttgcaTTGCTTTCAGGGCGAGTCGAATGATTCCGGTACCGAATCTGATGGTGACGTCCTAGATGTTGACAAGCATCGCCCCTTAGACTTGGACATGGAAACCAGTAAGTTTAATGATGCATCTCTTGATTATTTAAAAgctgtgaaattttaaaaagtgatTCCTCGAGAAAGCGTGAAAAAAGATAagctatttagaaaaatttataaaaaaccacgAATGAATCGAAAAAGGAAACTACTCAGTGAGGAAAGTGATTTCTGTCGTTGAAAGGCAGCTCGGTGTAAAGAAATTCGAAACTGCACTGTTTGGAGGTTTCAGAGAGGGGCTACCACCAACTCTCCTACACACCACGATCAGACAGACAGTGCACGAATTCTATTCGCCTTGAAATAGACTATTCGGTTTTCTTCCTCGATTGACATCTGACTGGGACAGTGAGGTCTAAACAAGCTTGTCTGGAACTAGACTGAGAGGGGCTAGGATTTTTCTTTGATTCTCTGGAGGTATGAAGAACTTGAAATATCTGCCTGGGACGACCTGCCGTTGTATAGACAGCTCCGAACTGGTGTGCACTGTAGtgcactgctacaacaacagcaactagtCGCCTGAAAAATTCAGAACTCAATGTAGAACTCCTTTGATTAGCTTCTGTAGTCAGCACTTGGAAAACTTAACTTTGGTTTCTGACTTTTGCTGAGTTGTTTGACAACCTCAAGCGGGAAGTCCTACTCTAGTGGGTTTGGATAGTAAAGGCATCCGTCCAAATCAACTTCAGCGTAAAGTGCACAGAAGTTGTGGgttcaaacccaaaaacttatccttccatccttactcccgcacaatagtcagcgcactatttgcattgtggctgctaaaacaagcaaaaacaaagaaaaacacacagtaacattgcatcagtggtgccagcaagagaaagcgggcaccagcaagaggaagcgcggtaatagcgcagacacaccaaatttagcgaagtcctcaaccatctgtgcaatccttctggcagaaaaatgtgaaacacagatggcgctccaagcagtaagcaACGATAAGGTGGCTTTCCCAccatttaggactggtagcgccAGGCTAATCACCCACCCTACCAGAAACCAACGCCAGACAAGAgctttgtcgaggccctatgctcccgagaggagtgagcaAGGAAAAACACTATTTAGTTTAGCAAGGGTTTTCACGTCCATTCAATCCTTCTTGAGAAGAAGTTTCAAGACTTCGCTGCCCTTTTTTAGTCTAATCAACGGTTCTCAGAAGGGATGTGCTGAAGGATACAAATTCATATAGCAAGTCCGGAAAGCCGTTAGTCCCACTGACCGTTAAGACGTTCTAACTTATCCTGAATCGATCCCGACACACCCAATATGTGTcctgcacgacactaaccatctATTAACTTGCCCTATCAAAGCTACTCACCTTACACCTCtctcgaaacagcatgttttctTGGTCTACCGTTAGATGGTCTACTAAAGACGACAGATAACTACATCGCACGGACCGGGTttagtgaataaataaaataataataagttgcCGAGTTGTCGAATAAAACACTTTTATCTTCAAACACAAGAACCGGAAAGTACTTTTATTTGAGAGAGCATAACCAAAATTATATCTATCGCTGACATAACCAAATTTATGTCTATCCAATTAGCCATTTTTAAATGGGTTGTGAAACTTCGCCTGTGTTTTGATATCCATAaagcaagtttttttttcatattggaCATTTAGGAGAGCATTCGGgtacatgaaagaaaaataacctTCTAGAAAACCTGTCAGATCTTAACTTGTTGCAAAGTCACAAAGGTACATACCAAGAATGATCGAATGCAAGACTGCGcccaccttcttaagcttccGACCctcgaatgccgtcatcggagttcaaccaccatccattgcagacgaagagctctaacttccccgagagtccggCGTAACCTtgacacaattacgttctggatactgtagcagattaaactcctacctatccataGTTGACCCCGACATAGTAAACATATGTCCAGTATGTGAAGGCGCCCGCAcggcactaaccaccttttcacatgccccttcAAACCCACTGATCTAACACCACTCTTCCTGGACCCAACCTGCCGAAATAGCAAGTTTCCccgctagacgaagacgaccgggatctacactacactgacagggcaaagttactgctacaacaacaacaacaactgcgcaCATGAGTCGTGACGTCCCACTGGTGCAGTTGTGTGAGAAAAATTCGAGAGCGGAATAGTGGCACAAGGTTGGCAGCCCCACCTTTGTATTCTGTGCATCGTGGATACATAAATCTTGAAAAGAAACATTATctctttcgaaaaaaaaaaatcttacgctCGACGTTTCACTGTGCTTATTTTGGAATATTTCATCCTAGCATAGTTTTCTTAGAAAGCCGTCCCCTTCTAGAGACAGGATTTTAGGCAttagttacattttttattgggtAGTGTTCCGAGTTTGTAACAAGCGACCGGCGCAGAATTTCCAAAAGTACGCATTTTGCTTTCCGGTATACTGGAAAAACTTCCTCAGCatgttttttcaacaaaatgccAGGGCAgtccacttttttatttatttttttgcctcAATTTAACACAAGAattccatcaagggaagagTAGAGTGTGAATCTCCACATTTCACCTGAAAATGTAGTCGTTTTACTGACGGTTCAAATTATGATCGTCAGGCCGAGCCCTAAGTCGCTCTTTTCAAAGGTCTTCGTTCACTACAAAGTGTTCCAGGCTGTGGTTTCAGCGATTCTGCAGACTATAGATCAACTCGAAACCAAGTCACTAGGAGAAGAGGTATTCATATTTAGTGATAGCCAGACTGCAATTAGAGTTCTTGGATCATTAAAGTTGAACTCTCAATACATGTGATGGATGTTAGCCGATCTCTTAAAGAGATGGTTACACAGAACAGAATCAATCTTACTTGGCTTTcaggttataaaaaatgcatgctagattctacaagactctcatcgtgcctgtcctaacgtatggcgcagaagcgtggacgattacaatatccgatgaagtgTCCCTTGAAGTATTTGAgcaaaagattctgcggaagatttttgaacttttgcacgttggcgatctGCGAATATCGCAGCCGGTGGAAcattgagctgtatgagctttacagtGCCATATATTGAACGTGTAATtgtgatgctgcctgaaagatggtaaaaggtcattgatcaaaaggggcaatacattacagaaggaagttatttagttccataaaaaaattttctttgattttctaaaaaaaatccgcaattacttagttgtcaACACAATATATaaccagcgaataaagattcagctgCTTTATTGGCTGGTTCATgccgtccaaatggatacagacattccggctctgaaagtaccagctgatggtagctgaggaagaggaaaacctcctttgcgttggaaagatcaggagcTAGGGAATACGAAAAATAAACGGCTGGCGCGCCTTGTTTTGAACTCGGCACTCCAACCTACTTATCAACCAGTGGCAGTAGCTTCTCTGTTCGATGCCCATTGTGGGCActgaaaagttgtttctaacggcgaccgctattagaaagaactttttcttaattttggtgtttcatgcactctgattcgaacctgcgcacttcCTTCCGAATGTAgtcacccattcggctacggcgaccgctatttgtggaacaacatacaAAACTCTGTTGTTATCGAAAAGTTTAGCATGAAATTTGTAGAGttgttaaataatgaaaatttcttctttCACTTACTCGTGGAATCGCAAGTCTATGAACCTTTGCAAAAATATTCTAACTCTATGCTCATTTTTAGGCTTAAGCTCCTGCGCCGATGTGAATTCACCAACCACAGACACCGCCTGCTCCTCGTCAGCGTCTTCTGCGATGATGTGTCAATCCCACCTTTTATACGATCAACACAGCTCCGAGGAGGAACTGGAAGTGATCAATGGGCCATCATCGGTTGCAGCCGCTGAGGCGGCGTCCAATGTATTGGTGGTGCGGGGCACCGCTTCATCACTCATATCGGAGCGTGGCTCGTCGTCGTTGGAGCCCGAAGAGCTATTCGGCGAAGCATCGACATCAAAACGTTCCAGCTCAACATTAGTTGAGAATCGCAAAAGATCTCTGGCACACAGCTCCGATGATGACGTAAGCTGGCAACctatgaaattaataatattttcatattatttttgaaactctATACAGTTACTGATATCcacttattgttttttataattattttgcgtttagcAGCTGAGGAACTTCTTGGAACCAGTGTTGACCCCAGTGAATTTTCGCACATCACCACCATTGGAAGCTTTCAAGCCAAACCGCAGCCACAAATATCGCTCCACAACGCCACTGATACTATCGGAGGCGCGTTGCGGcatcgaaaatattaaattatgtgATAATAGTGTTAATGACGAAAATGGTGAGGCTGGCGCCGCGTCGTGTGCGTCCGGCGCGAGTAGCAGTACCGGCAGCCATGCCGGTGCCTGTGCTAGCAgcggcggtggcggtggcggtggcgcCTGCGGTGATGCCAGTTCAACGAGTGTGATTAAGGCGTGCGCCTCATCGCTCAAGATGAGCAACAGCAGCCATCATATCTATCAACCGCAACCCAAATATAATTTCCACTATAATAGTTCGCGCAGCAGTCCCGCATCTACGACCGGTCTTGATGCGATGGAGGTGCGCTCGGTAAGTCCACCGGCGAAACTCTTCCATTCGGCTAGATCACCACACCGCCGACCGATACGCACACAACACGCCACACAGAGGCTACAGCGACCACATCGGCCGTGCTTAGATTTCGACAAAATGCAGCAAGTAAGTCTCTAATGCAGCGCCAAATCAAAGACTTTTTACTTCTCACTAATTACAAGTAAATGTACCTAAAAGCTCGCATTACCCATAACGAAAATGataaaagatgatgatgatggagaagatgatgatgaagatggtgatgatgatgatgttgaagGGAGGATGAAGCTTAAGTggtgataatgatgatgatgaagatgattatGTTTATAGCGGTGTGGATGGTAGTAGGTTTTGtacagcaaaagaaaaaaaacaaaaaacaaatagccgcaaaattaatgctatgttaaaaaagaagaagagcaaagcgtcaGAAGCAAAGGCAGATGATA from Anastrepha ludens isolate Willacy chromosome 5, idAnaLude1.1, whole genome shotgun sequence includes these protein-coding regions:
- the LOC128865059 gene encoding uncharacterized protein LOC128865059 isoform X1, translating into MIKFVRQKSREHSVKASKSFFKKKGESNDSGTESDGDVLDVDKHRPLDLDMETSLSSCADVNSPTTDTACSSSASSAMMCQSHLLYDQHSSEEELEVINGPSSVAAAEAASNVLVVRGTASSLISERGSSSLEPEELFGEASTSKRSSSTLVENRKRSLAHSSDDDQLRNFLEPVLTPVNFRTSPPLEAFKPNRSHKYRSTTPLILSEARCGIENIKLCDNSVNDENGEAGAASCASGASSSTGSHAGACASSGGGGGGGACGDASSTSVIKACASSLKMSNSSHHIYQPQPKYNFHYNSSRSSPASTTGLDAMEVRSVSPPAKLFHSARSPHRRPIRTQHATQRLQRPHRPCLDFDKMQQVSL
- the LOC128865059 gene encoding uncharacterized protein LOC128865059 isoform X2, which encodes MIKFVRQKSREHSVKASKSFFKKKGESNDSGTESDGDVLDVDKHRPLDLDMETSLSSCADVNSPTTDTACSSSASSAMMCQSHLLYDQHSSEEELEVINGPSSVAAAEAASNVLVVRGTASSLISERGSSSLEPEELFGEASTSKRSSSTLVENRKRSLAHSSDDDLRNFLEPVLTPVNFRTSPPLEAFKPNRSHKYRSTTPLILSEARCGIENIKLCDNSVNDENGEAGAASCASGASSSTGSHAGACASSGGGGGGGACGDASSTSVIKACASSLKMSNSSHHIYQPQPKYNFHYNSSRSSPASTTGLDAMEVRSVSPPAKLFHSARSPHRRPIRTQHATQRLQRPHRPCLDFDKMQQVSL
- the LOC128865059 gene encoding uncharacterized protein LOC128865059 isoform X3 produces the protein METSLSSCADVNSPTTDTACSSSASSAMMCQSHLLYDQHSSEEELEVINGPSSVAAAEAASNVLVVRGTASSLISERGSSSLEPEELFGEASTSKRSSSTLVENRKRSLAHSSDDDQLRNFLEPVLTPVNFRTSPPLEAFKPNRSHKYRSTTPLILSEARCGIENIKLCDNSVNDENGEAGAASCASGASSSTGSHAGACASSGGGGGGGACGDASSTSVIKACASSLKMSNSSHHIYQPQPKYNFHYNSSRSSPASTTGLDAMEVRSVSPPAKLFHSARSPHRRPIRTQHATQRLQRPHRPCLDFDKMQQVSL